The genomic stretch GTGCTTAACTAAATAGATGTATAAAAGCTAATATATTATCTATAATATGTTATATTAATCAATAAGGGATAATATAATGGATATACAACAATATATAATTGACGATTTTAATCCTAACAAAATTTTAGAAAAAATTGCCAGCCGCATGAAAGCCAGACGCATTCTTTTGAATATTACTCAGAGGGAACTTGCAAATCAATCTGGAGTGAGTTTGGGAAGCATCAAGAGATTTGAAACAAAGCATCTGATTGCTCTTCAAAGCCTGATCAAGATTGCAGTTGTATTAGATGCTTCAGAAGAGTTTCACCAATTATTTCCCCAGGATAAATACAAAAGTATTGCTGAAGTATTAAGAGTTGCAGAGAAACAACCTAGACAACGTGCCCGTGATGTTTGATCTTATTAATTTGATTGATGT from Candidatus Neomarinimicrobiota bacterium encodes the following:
- a CDS encoding helix-turn-helix transcriptional regulator, giving the protein MDIQQYIIDDFNPNKILEKIASRMKARRILLNITQRELANQSGVSLGSIKRFETKHLIALQSLIKIAVVLDASEEFHQLFPQDKYKSIAEVLRVAEKQPRQRARDV